In Porites lutea chromosome 1, jaPorLute2.1, whole genome shotgun sequence, a single genomic region encodes these proteins:
- the LOC140940545 gene encoding uncharacterized protein, with amino-acid sequence MKSFAAIGLLACLIGALMTTVASEETFETPENQENNGELVAPEETVENDEVGKEDDESEDGDDEMDYPESEDAFSEDEDEDDDAEIDAETDESDDPESPNPVSQDDDENDNVELENPERVSMTEGSPAADPKASPWSSRKRRRYYPRRRISYRRPYYPRRRISYRRRYYPRRRISYRRRYYPRRRISYRRRYVGKK; translated from the exons ATGAAGTCCTTTGCAGCGATTGGCCTTCTTGCCTGTTTGATTGGCGCTCTGATGACAACTGTTGCGTCGGAGGAAACGTTCGAAACACCTGAGAACCAGGAAAATAACGGTGAATTAGTCGCCCCTGAGGAAACCGTTGAGAATGATGAAGTTGGTAAAGAAGACGACGAAAGTGAAGACGGTGATGATGAAATGGATTATCCTGAAAG TGAAGATGCTTTTTCGGAAGACGAAGACGAAGACGACGATGCAGAAATTGATGCGGAAACTGACGAGTCGGATGATCCTGAAAG TCCAAACCCTGTTTCTCAAGATGACGATGAAAACGACAATGTAGAGTTAGAGAATCCAGAAAG agtttcCATGACAGAAGGCAGCCCAGCAGCAGATCCGAAGGCTTCACCTTGGAGCAGCCGCAAACGCCGACGATATTATCCACGTCGACGAATCTCCTATCGACGCCCATATTATCCACGCCGACGCATCTCCTATCGACGCAGATATTATCCACGCCGACGAATCTCCTATCGACGCAGATATTATCCACGCCGACGAATCTCCTACCGACGTCGCTATGTTGGAAAAAAATGA